Part of the Salmo salar chromosome ssa10, Ssal_v3.1, whole genome shotgun sequence genome is shown below.
agccgcttgtggattattacagctctaatgcagttacacctccgacaCTGCCTAAACAAAAACAATGAAAAGCTATGCGTTTGTTGGATAATGAGGGTTACTGCTGATCTGATTCTGGCCAAGAAGTGAGTAGAAAATGTCTGACTAAATAAGTATGGATAGCGTTCTTTTACAGTGTCTTAAGAGCAGGACAGCTGGTCCAAGTCACGAGAGCTgcctttgttattgttgttgttgttttagccAGAGTCTGGGCTTGCTCAGTGTTCATAGGGCCACTGATCTGATGATATGTGAGGGCTCTGGCTTCCCAGGTTGCTTCCTGGTGTCCAAAGAGTCCACCCCGGGCTTGTCCTGTGAGCTGGGTGCATTCAGAGGGAGGAACGGCACATATCGAACCCAGGTGTAGGAGGAGAGGCAAGAGCTGATTCCAAATGGAAGGTTGTACACCTCGCTACTCTCCAAGGTGTTGCTGGAGTCGTCCAGGTGGATCTTGTTCCAGGCTATGATGCCTCGCTCTCGCTTGGTTCCTGTGTGGCCCAAAGCAGTGGCGTTAGAATGCTTCAACTCACCTATAACAGAGACTTGTGAATCTTAGGAAAGCTGTATAATGTTTTTGAGGTCTGGGGAGGAGATTAACTAACATTGAATATGTCTACTCTTTACCTAATCATTACTCTATGTGAAACAGTTGCATAGATATTCCCCCTTATTCCTGGGTGGAAGCTTACCAGGAATGGTGTTGTCAAGGAAGAACCCAAAGAAGCCTCCAACAAACATGCTGGTTGTCAGAAGCACCTGCAGCAGTTGGTCCAGCTCAACCACACCTGACAAAGAGAATACAGTTCATCACACTGGGCCAATTCACATACTAGAGGAACCTTAGATCTCCATGTTGATCTTCTGTTGAGCTTTTCCCCCAGCTTTTTGTAAAGAAGTTTGAATAttttgttttacagtgttacatgTGTTATCTGCTCTGATACCTGTTGCTATGGCATCTGGGTTCTTGAATATCCAGTTTGGAATGACCAGCCCGGAAAACATGGAAAACCCAAAGATAAAGATGTTCCGGGAGGAGTTCATGTCTGCATACTGTCAAATgataaggagagaggagatgacaaATAAACAGAGCCAACCAGTCATTAGGGTTCCAAAATTACAATAACTTTCCCAAATTCCCATATTTTCCATAAATCCTGGTTAAAGGATTCCCGGAgatcctgcttattccctcctgatacCAGAAATATTttaactgggatttctggaaaacctgagaCTTTTACCTGAGTTTTCCAACCGTACTTGTCAGTAAAGACTTTCATATGCAAATTGTCTTGTGGCCACTGTACAAAAACAGTGTGTAAATTAACCTAGGCAACTGTCCAAACTGGTTTGAGTCTCCACAGGAGTTTACCTGCAGATTTGAAACTCCAGCTGCAGATATGACCCCAAACATGACCAAGAACATTCCTCCAACCACAGGTGTGGGGATGGTGGTGAAAATGGCTCCAATTTTACCAAACAGTCCCATGATGATCAGCAAGACGCCACCAGCAACGATCACCATTCGACTGCCCACCTACAAGAAAAGAGAACATTGTCTATTGAGACTGTTCACAGCTAATAACTTTTATAAGTTCCATATTCCAAAAAACATTGATTCAGCTCAGTTTAACATCTAAAAACAGATTATATATTGAAAAATAGCCTCTAGCCCATCTCACCTTGGTGATCCCCAATGCTCCCACATTCTCACTGTAGGAGGTGGTTCCGTTGCCTGTGCCCCAGGCCCCAGCCAGCAGACAGCCAAGCCCCTCGATGCCAATGCCCCTGTTGATGGCATGCTTTGGGGGAGGAGGGGCCCCTGACAGCCTGGCACAGGCGTGGTAGTCCCCCACCGACTCTATCATGGAGGATATCACCCCAGCCAAGATCCCTACCACTCCTGCCAGGCTCACAGTTGGTAAGCCCCACTGACCTGAGTTTGGGTGGTCCAGTTAATGTATAATACATTAGGGTCTTTTTAATAATGCACATATCAATAAACCATACATATTCATTACCCATATAGTACtaaaggttggggttaggggttttcCTGACCATGTAACCataccatgtgacctgaccatgtgaccagaccAGGAAAAACGTATCCAAACATCTGATTATCAGGTTATGGAGTTGTTGCTTATGATTCCCCCTGAGCGGCTGTGCCTCATACCTGGGTATGGGAATCTGAACCAGGGGGCTTGGACTATGACATCCCCCTTCAGGTCTGTGCGAGCCAGGTAGCCATATTGCTCCGGCTGTGAGGGCAGGACGTCAGAGATGGTGAAGATGTAACAGATCAGCCATGACAGTGTGATGCCAAGGAGCACCTGAGGAAGacgtcacatacagtacatgtaaatATGTTACACCAGTCATTATTAGGACCAGAAGTTTTTCCAGACCACAGAAACTGACCAGGGAAAACTCTGGGTCCTATATAAGGGCTTGAGAGAACAATGAACAGCTTTCAGTCTTAATTTCCCAATGGACTTACTGGTAGAATCTGGAAGATGTAGATCTTGGAGGTGTGGAGTTTCTTGGTCTTGCTGTATGTGGGGAATGGTACAGGGATGTGTCGGAGGTACTGGGAGAACAGGATGATCAGAGCAGTCGTCCTGTAGGAAAGAGACTATCTCTGTTCACAAAGCAGAATGTGCCCTCTAGCTATGCACTTAGCATGGGTACCATCTTACAGTATGTAGCCATTGACATGCATGAATTCATAGCTTACGCCAAACCTGGTCCAGGACAGCTAGAGGGTGTGCATGCTTTTGTTAAAAGCCTAAATCCAGCCGATTAATTGAATCTGTAGTTTTAATGCTGGGCAGGAACACAAACCTGCACACCTTATGGCTCTCCAGGTCAAGGTTTGATGACTACAGGCTTGTGGGGGGGTTTGAAGTAAAACCCATAAATCAGACTTAAATAACCATACTGAGAGGTACATACATAGTTGAGATGCCCCAGTGGTTCCCTGCATTCATTCCAGCTGAGTCGTATAGGGACAGGCCAATCAGAGAGATGGTGGGTGCGATGGTAAGGGGACCAATGAAACGCATGAAGAGACCGATGAGGCCAGAGAAACCCACCAGGACCTGGAACAAGGAGCCCACCATGATGGAGCCCTGTAGCTGTAGAGGAATAAACCACATAAGCATATACACACAATCAATAACCACAATATGATGGGAAACCCTATAGATGGGAATCCTGTAAATAATGGCTTGTCAAGGGTTATTCAGAAATGTTCTAACGTGGCTAAACTCGCCCTCTCTCTataaaatacactgagtgtataaaatattacgaacaccttcctaatattgagttgcaaccccttttgccctcagaacagcctccattCGTTGGGGcatgactctacaaggtgtcaaaagcattctacAGGGATGATGGCTGATTTGGCTgattgtcctttgggtggtggaccattcttgatacacacaaaaaactgttgagcatgaaaaacccagaagGGCTGCAGTTCTTgagacactcaaaccggtgcacctggcacctactaccataccccgttcaaaggcacttaaacattttgtcttgcccattcaccctctgaatggcacacatatacaatccatgttcaattgtctcaaggcttaaaaatcgttatttaacctgcctcctcccattcatctacactgactgaagtggatttaacaggtgacatcaataaggatttacctggtcagtctatgtcatggaaagagcaggcgttcctaatgttttgtacaccctgTGTACTgtttatgccatttagcagacgcttttatccaaaactTACAGTCAgtacatacattttacaatatGAATGGTTCCGGGAATCAAACCCTGGCATTACAAGCGCCATGCTccaccatctctcctctctctctctctctctctctctctctctctctctctctctctctctctctctctctctctctctctcactccgtgTGGTAAGTGTGTCACTCACCGCTCGCATGCGGCTCTGCCACACCTCTACATACTCAGGAGAGGTGGTGTTGACCAGGGAAGCGTTCTGGGTCCAGGCAGGGCATGTCCACTCTGG
Proteins encoded:
- the LOC106561380 gene encoding solute carrier family 23 member 1; the protein is MAPEKESNGLENYAFAIDGRFCDLEKDGEGSDLSEEDDKNKLAYCVTDIPPWYLCIILGIQHCLTAFGGIIAIPLILSQGLCLQHDSLTQGHLISTIFFVSGVCTLLQVTFGIRLPILQGGTFTLLAPSMAMLSMPEWTCPAWTQNASLVNTTSPEYVEVWQSRMRALQGSIMVGSLFQVLVGFSGLIGLFMRFIGPLTIAPTISLIGLSLYDSAGMNAGNHWGISTMTTALIILFSQYLRHIPVPFPTYSKTKKLHTSKIYIFQILPVLLGITLSWLICYIFTISDVLPSQPEQYGYLARTDLKGDVIVQAPWFRFPYPGQWGLPTVSLAGVVGILAGVISSMIESVGDYHACARLSGAPPPPKHAINRGIGIEGLGCLLAGAWGTGNGTTSYSENVGALGITKVGSRMVIVAGGVLLIIMGLFGKIGAIFTTIPTPVVGGMFLVMFGVISAAGVSNLQYADMNSSRNIFIFGFSMFSGLVIPNWIFKNPDAIATGVVELDQLLQVLLTTSMFVGGFFGFFLDNTIPGTKRERGIIAWNKIHLDDSSNTLESSEVYNLPFGISSCLSSYTWVRYVPFLPLNAPSSQDKPGVDSLDTRKQPGKPEPSHIIRSVAL